The nucleotide sequence CAATGAAGGGATGATGGACGCAAAACGATAGTACAGGCGCGGTGAAAACGCGGTCAAACCGCGGAAGGCAGGAGGGGTTACGGCTTGCGGGTGCGCTCGGCTTCCGAGGCCAGTTCGCGCGCGATCTCGTTGATGAGTTCCGGCTTCATGCGTTCGGTGACGCGGTGGACGATGTTGGCGATGGTGTTGGCGTCGAGAGTGATGGTGGGCGAGGCGCCCCCGGCCACCGCGGCCTGCATGGCGGCTGCGAGCAGCGGGTCGGGAACATTCGCGGCCGGAGCGGGAGCGGGCCGGGCGGCCTCGACCGGAGGAGGAGGCGGCTCCTCGACCGGGGGCTGGGTGTCCACCGGGACGTTGGCGAAGGCCTGCTGCATTTCCTGCTCGATCGAATGCGCGGTGGCCTCGGCGGCGGCGGTCTCCGCCGGAGCCGACCAGCCGGAGTCGGCTTCCACCGGGGCCGGCGCCGTGATCTCTTCCGTGACGCGGCGGGTTTCCGGGGCCGAAAACTCGGTGGTGGGGGCGACCTCGGCTTCCACCGGAGTTTCCGGCGGCGCTTCCTCGGGCGCTTGCGAATCGGTGTAGAGCTCGGGCATGTCCGCGGCCACACCCACGGGGACGACTTCGGCGCCCTCGATCCCGAACTTGGTGGGGAAGGCGCTGGCCATCTCGGTAGCGTCGGTGATCAGGCCCGGGTCCTTGCCGTCGGACGGGACCTCGTGCGCTTTGGGCGCGGAGGTGAACTCGATCTCATGTGCGGGCGCCGGGGCGACGTAGGTCTCCGGTTCGGGCTCGGCTGCGGCCGCCATCTCTGCAGCCGGTTCCAGCGAGACTGTGCTCTGCGCCTCCGCCAGCGGCTCTTCCATCACCTGGGTCGGCGGGGTCATTACTTCGGTGGTGCGGACGGGTGCGGGCACCGGGGTCTCCTCGCCCAGCATGTCGCCGAAGGCCGACGAGGATGCCATATGGTCCGGCACCTCCAGCCTGGCCTGCGCCGGCTCGGCCTCGCCGTCGTCGTGCCCCTCGGCAGTGACCTTCCACTCTTCGTAGGAAGCGTCTCGGAACTCATGCGCCTCCATCTTCTGGGTGGGCGGGTAGGGTTCGGCGGCGGGCGGAGCCTTCAGCTTCTGTTCGATCTTGGCCACCAGGTCTTCCAGGTCCTTGGCGACGAAGGGCTTGACGATGACGCCGTCCGCCTTCACCCGCTCGGCATCCGCGGGGTTGAAGTGCTCCATCTGACCGACAGTGAGCAGCACTGGAGTGGTGGACCCTCCGGCGCGGATCTTCTCGCACACTTCCGGTCCGCTATAGCCGGGCATGAAGACGTCCAGCAGCAGCAGGTCGGGCTTATGTTCGCCGATCCGCTTGAAGGCGGCGGCGCCGTTGCTGACGACAATCACCTCATGCCCGGCCTCGGTCAGGATCTTCACACCCAGCTTCTGGGCGGTCATGCTGTCGTCGGCAAGCAGAATCTTCAGCGCCACGGAGCGTCCTCGAAAAACGCAGGCATTTGCGAATCCAACGGTAGCTTGTATTACCCCGCAAGTCAACGCTGGGAGCGAGGAGAAAGGCCGACGCTGTAAACTGAAAAGCGCCGCCGGCAACA is from Terriglobales bacterium and encodes:
- a CDS encoding response regulator gives rise to the protein MALKILLADDSMTAQKLGVKILTEAGHEVIVVSNGAAAFKRIGEHKPDLLLLDVFMPGYSGPEVCEKIRAGGSTTPVLLTVGQMEHFNPADAERVKADGVIVKPFVAKDLEDLVAKIEQKLKAPPAAEPYPPTQKMEAHEFRDASYEEWKVTAEGHDDGEAEPAQARLEVPDHMASSSAFGDMLGEETPVPAPVRTTEVMTPPTQVMEEPLAEAQSTVSLEPAAEMAAAAEPEPETYVAPAPAHEIEFTSAPKAHEVPSDGKDPGLITDATEMASAFPTKFGIEGAEVVPVGVAADMPELYTDSQAPEEAPPETPVEAEVAPTTEFSAPETRRVTEEITAPAPVEADSGWSAPAETAAAEATAHSIEQEMQQAFANVPVDTQPPVEEPPPPPVEAARPAPAPAANVPDPLLAAAMQAAVAGGASPTITLDANTIANIVHRVTERMKPELINEIARELASEAERTRKP